A genomic segment from Sparus aurata chromosome 20, fSpaAur1.1, whole genome shotgun sequence encodes:
- the LOC115571141 gene encoding zinc finger protein 503-like, with product MSTSPTVSVLRNSTNPAWESCSSGEKGAAKISQQSVHNSVSPADPSRQASRLPIKVLKMLTARAGHLLHPEYLQPLPSTPISPIELDAKKSPLALLAQTCSQIGKPDPPSSSKLSSSTSNGSSDKEAKSGPLKMSDIGADDKSSFKPYSKSSEKKDSSSSLSGDKNSFRVPSATCQPFTPRTGSPSSCTSVSPLPADGKGDKEDKKESESNKSGTAEGNGSHRISGITSDGSQENTSGSKTVTSDSPSVTSSSSSVLGSGLVAPVSPYKPGHTVFPLPPAGISYPGSLAGAYAGYPQPFLPHGMTLDHTKSSSQLLSAQFAAASSLGCSKAGTSPLAGASPPSLMSASLCRDPYCLSYHCSSHLSGASSANCAHDSAAAAAANALKSGYPLMYPTHALHGVHSSTPTFSGHPLYPYGFMLPNDPLPHVCNWVSANGPCDKRFSSSDELLSHLRTHTAFAGTEKLISGYPGSSSLANAAAAAAMACHMHMPHNGSPGSPGALALRAPHHPLGLSSRYHPYSKSPLPTPGAPVPVPAATGAYYSPYALYGQRLTTASALGYQ from the exons ATGAGCACATCGCCCACGGTCTCTGTCCTGAGAAATAGCACGAATCCAGCGTGGGAGAGCTGCTCCTCCGGGGAGAAGGGCGCAGCGAAGATCAGCCAGCAGTCCGTGCACAACTCCGTCTCTCCGGCAGACCCTTCTCGCCAAGCCAGTCGTCTTCCCATCAAGGTTTTGAAAATGCTCACGGCACGGGCAGGACACCTTTTACACCCGGAGTATCTCCAGCCTTTACCGTCCACCCCTATCAGCCCCATCGAG CTGGATGCCAAGAAAAGTCCTCTGGCTCTCTTGGCCCAGACGTGCTCGCAGATCGGCAAACCGGACCCGCCGTCCTCCTCCAAACTGTCCTCCTCGACCTCGAACGGATCTAGTGACAAGGAGGCCAAATCCGGTCCGCTGAAAATGAGCGACATTGGAGCCGACGACAAATCCAGCTTCAAGCCGTACTCCAAATCGTCGGAGAAgaaggactcgagcagcagcctCAGTGGAGATAAAAACAGTTTCCGAGTGCCTAGCGCCACCTGCCAGCCGTTCACCCCCAGGACAGGCAGCCCCAGCTCCTGCACCTCCGTCTCTCCACTGCCGGCTGACGGCAAAGGGGACAAGGAGGACAAGAAGGAGTCTGAGAGCAATAAAAGCGGCACGGCGGAGGGTAACGGCAGCCATAGGATAAGTGGAATTACCTCTGATGGCAGCCAGGAGAACACATCTGGATCCAAGACTGTTACATCAGACTCGCCATCTGTgacctcctcgtcctcgtccgTCCTCGGCTCCGGACTGGTGGCCCCCGTTTCCCCCTACAAGCCCGGTCATACAGTTTTCCCCTTGCCACCTGCTGGCATTTCCTATCCTGGGAGTTTAGCGGGCGCCTATGCAGGTTACCCGCAGCCGTTCCTCCCTCACGGAATGACCCTTGACCACACCAAATCCAGCAGCCAGCTTTTAAGCGCGCAGTTTGCCGCTGCCAGCTCACTGGGATGCAGTAAAGCGGGAACGAGTCCGCTAGCTGGAGCGTCTCCTCCGTCTCTAATGTCTGCTAGTCTGTGTCGGGACCCCTACTGCCTGAGCTACCACTGTTCCAGCCATCTGTCCGGTGCGTCCAGCGCCAACTGCGCacatgactctgctgctgccgCGGCCGCCAACGCGCTCAAGTCTGGATACCCGCTCATGTACCCGACGCACGCGTTGCACGGCGTGCACTCCTCCACCCCGACTTTCAGCGGACACCCCCTGTACCCTTACGGGTTTATGCTGCCCAATGACCCCCTGCCGCACGTGTGCAACTGGGTGTCTGCTAACGGACCTTGCGATAAGCGCTTTTCCTCCTCAGACGAGCTCCTCAGCCACTTGCGGACTCACACGGCCTTCGCCGGCACGGAGAAGTTGATATCTGGGTACCCGGGGTCATCTTCTCTCGCCAACGCCGCAGCCGCCGCCGCCATGGCTTGTCACATGCACATGCCTCATAACGGCAGCCCGGGCAGCCCCGGCGCGCTGGCCCTCAGGGCCCCCCACCACCCTCTCGGACTGAGCAGCCGCTACCACCCCTATTCAAAGAGCCCCCTGCCCACACCCGGGGCTCCGGTGCCGGTGCCCGCGGCCACAGGGGCGTACTACTCCCCGTACGCCTTGTATGGACAAAGACTGACGACAGCCTCGGCCTTAGGATACCAGTAG